Proteins from a genomic interval of Vanacampus margaritifer isolate UIUO_Vmar chromosome 4, RoL_Vmar_1.0, whole genome shotgun sequence:
- the LOC144050212 gene encoding uncharacterized protein LOC144050212 isoform X1 has product MCATTTSAYAEELCGPKEENEPQSLLDAVFEEPRSEDFCPEQQESELSIIKQEEPETLHVKEEDLEFPPVKDEEQEDEINNVPFIAVIVKSEEDVSEEDLHPQQEEPAYHHIKEEKKYNVTEMPLTFVPLASEEGEDECRSRCSSRQHMATESDGAPQEDGLLPPFTDSDNITSHSDETEADDDFDDEHSKGGMTSHADNSRWKCSQCDKTFDAKCHLKVHMTKHTGEKLFGCSACSERFTERATLAKHKKTHRKETFYACSVCLLKFKKHCNLKAHSRTHTGEKPFACSVCDKRFTEKGHLRTHSRTHTGEKPFACTVCDQRFSEKGSLRKHIRTHSGEKPFPCLVCGKTFTQKGHLRRHTRTHTGEKPFSCSVCDKRFSNKYQVTIHNCSGEKRSAQ; this is encoded by the exons atgtgtgcaaCAACGACATCAGCGTACGCGGAGGAGCTTTGTGGACCAAAAGAGGAGAACGAGCCGCAATCTTTACTGGACGCTGTTTTCGAGGAGCCTCGATCAG AAGATTTTTGTCCTGAGCAGCAAGAGTCCGAATTGTCCATCATCAAACAGGAGGAGCCAGAAACTCTTCACGTCAAAGAGGAGGACCTGGAGTTCCCTCCCGTTAAGGACGAAGAGCAGGAGGATGAGATCAACAATGTTCCGTTCATTGCTGTCATTGTGAAAAGTGAAGAAG ACGTCAGTGAAGAAGATCTTCATCCTCAGCAGGAAGAGCCGGCATACCATCATATTAAGGAAGAAAAGAAGTATAATGTCACCGAGATGCCGCTGACCTTTGTCCCTTTGGCCAGTGAAGAAGGTGAAGATGAATGCCGCTCTCGCTGCAGCTCAAGGCAGCACATGGCAACTGAAAGTGATGGCGCACCCCAAGAAGATGGCCTCTTGCCTCCATTCACAGACAGCGACAACATAACGTCACACTCTGATGAGACTGAGGCTGATGATGATTTTGATGATGAGCACTCGAAAGGTGGCATGACAAGTCACGCTGACAATAGCCGCTGGAAGTGTTCTCAGTGTGACAAAACTTTTGATGCCAAGTGTCATTTGAAAGTACACATGACAaagcacactggagaaaaacttTTTGGCTGCTCGGCTTGTAGTGAAAGATTCACTGAAAGAGCCACTTTGgcgaaacacaaaaaaactcacagAAAGGAGACATTTTATGCTTGCTCAGTCTGCCtcctaaaatttaaaaagcattGCAATTTAAAAGCACACtcaagaacacacacaggagaaaaaccttttgcctgctcagtttgtgataAACGATTTACTGAAAAGGGACATTTAAGAACGCActcaagaacacacactggggagaaaccttttgcctgcacaGTGTGTGATCAAAGATTCTCTGAAAAGGGAAGCTTAAGAAAACACATAAGAACCCACagtggagagaaaccttttcccTGCTTAGTCTGTGGTAAAACATTCACCCAGAAGGGACATTTAAGaaggcacacaagaacacacaccggAGAGAAACCATTCAGTTGCAGTGTGTGTGACAAACGATTCTCTAATAAGTATCAGGTTACGATACATAATTGTTCTGGTGAGAAGCGCAGCGCTCAATGA
- the LOC144050220 gene encoding uncharacterized protein LOC144050220: MCAKRMKEEQYEEDVCGTKKENSRHLLDADDTQAAVLFHGADVSEEDLGCEQLPLDFPHAKEEEEPEPPHVKEELLDPVHIKELPAKEEEQEDGIAKFPLTVIVKTEEGDGEYDEGSQTDGLAAPLSDSDDATSHSSNYDNDEQHSKGDATFHTGNNRVKCSHCDKTFSKKYLLKAHIRTHTGENPYACSVCGKIFSRKTHLTNHTRTHTGDKPFVCSVCHQRFTTKANLIRHTRMHEGEKPFTCSLCGKRFTQNGDLRIHARTHTGEKPFACSVCGARFTVRKNLTRHIRTHTDEKPFACSVCGKTFNRKTNLKTHARIHVGEKPFSCSACDKRFFRKDQLKKHKCAGEKSSRQ; encoded by the exons ATGTGTGCAAAGAGGATGAAAGAAGAACAGTACGAGGAGGACGTTTGtggaacaaaaaaagagaactcGCGTCATTTACTGGACGCCGATGACACGCAGGCTGCAGTTTTGTTCCATGGAGCGG ATGTCAGTGAAGAAGACCTTGGTTGTGAGCAGCTGCCACTGGATTTCCCCCACgccaaagaggaagaggagccaGAGCCTCCCCATGTCAAAGAAGAGCTGCTGGATCCTGTTCACATTAAAGAGCTTCCTGCTAAAGAGGAAGAGCAGGAGGATGGAATCGCCAAGTTTCCGTTGACGGTCATCGTGAAGACGGAAGAAGGTGATGGCGAGTACGATGAAGGATCACAAACAGACGGCCTCGCAGCTCCACTATCTGATAGTGATGACGCAACGTCACACTCTTCCAACTATGATAATGATGAGCAACATTCTAAAGGTGACGCAACATTTCACACTGGCAACAATCGAGTGAAATGTTCTCATTGTGACAAAACATTTagcaaaaagtatttgttgAAAGCACATAtaagaacacacacaggagaaaacCCTTacgcctgctcagtttgtggtaaaatatTCTCGAGAAAAACACATCTCACAAATCATACAAGAACACACACCGGAGACAAACCGTTTGTTTGTTCAGTATGTCATCAAAGATTCACGACAAAAGCTAATTTAATACGGCATACAAGAATGCACGagggagagaaaccttttacctgctcgctttgtggtaaaagattcacTCAGAATGGAGATTTGAGAATTCatgcaagaacacacactggagaaaaaccttttgcctgttcagtttgtggcgCAAGATTCACTGTGAGGAAAAATTTAACAAGACACATAAGAACACACACTgatgagaaaccttttgcttgTTCAGTTTGTGGGAAAACATTTAACAGAAAGACAAATTTAAAAACTCACGCAAGAATACATGTTGGAGAGAAACCATTCAGTTGCAGTGCGTGTGATAAACGATTCTTTCGGAAGGATCAGCTGAAGAAGCAcaagtgtgctggtgagaaGAGCAGCAGACAGTGA
- the LOC144050187 gene encoding uncharacterized protein LOC144050187: MIKCWDHRVKMSSRGTATRTEEVCGAKEEKERRGQLLDAPCKLPPVVLHGAGNGEKTLISEQQDPSSPQIKDEEGPPLLCIKEESPDHSHIKEEVETTYVKEKEEEPPSMEEEEEEGEDLTNFPLTFVTFKSEKDDDIGPSEDNRVAEPHRNRLSQHATTESLGSRCGGAQSGGLLAPLSDSDDITLHSSDNDEDEDDNTEEKHFACSVCCKRFSRKTTLVTHNRTHTGEKPFACSFCGKKFIEKGHLRRHTRTHTGEKPFACSVCDRQFSLKVDLIRHTRTHTGEKPFACSICGSRFTLKTYLVRHTRTHTGEKPFACSVCGRQFTMKTDLIRHAKTHAGKKPFPCSLCSRQFTMKTDLVRHTRTHTGEKPFTCSACGKRFSRKTSLTAHKTTHTGAKGFACLDCNKKFTLKVSLEKHARRHTGDKQFVCSVCTKGFSRKAHLTKHTKTHAEEKPFSCSVCGQGFSQRGHLTNHTRTHTGERPFACSICGERFTFKLNLTTHARTHAGCQHFPAHFVAKGSLPGR; encoded by the exons ATGATCAAGTGTTGGGATCATCGTGTGAAAATGTCTTCAAGAGGCACAGCGACGCGCACGGAGGAGGTTTGTGGAGCAAAGGAGGAGAAAGAGCGACGAGGTCAACTGCTGGACGCTCCCTGCAAGCTGCCTCCAGTTGTGCTCCACGGAGCAG GCAATGGTGAAAAAACTCTCATTTCTGAGCAACAGGATCCTTCGTCCCCCCAAATCAAAGATGAAGAGGGGCCTCCACTCCTTTGTATCAAAGAGGAGAGCCCAGACCACTCtcacattaaagaggaagtgGAGACCACCTATGTCAAAGAGAAGGAAGAAGAGCCGCCCTCcatggaagaggaagaggaggagggagaggaTCTCACCAACTTCCCATTGACCTTTGTCACTTTCAAGAGTGAAAAAGATGACGATATCGGCCCAAGTGAGGATAATAGAGTAGCGGAGCCTCATCGCAACCGCTTAAGTCAACACGCGACAACGGAAAGTCTTGGTAGCCGCTGTGGAGGAGCACAATCGGGTGGCCTCTTGGCTCCATTATCTGACAGTGACGACATAACCTTGCACTCTTCTGACAATGATGAGGACGAGGACGATAATACTGAGGAGAAAcattttgcctgttcagtttgttgtAAAAGATTCTCGAGAAAAACAACCCTAGTAACACACAATAGAACACACACGggcgagaaaccttttgcctgttccttttgtgggaaaaaattcatTGAGAAGGGACATTTAAGaaggcacacaagaacacacacaggtgaaaaaccttttgcctgctccgtTTGTGATAGGCAGTTTTCTTTGAAAGTAGATTTAataagacacacaagaacccacactggagaaaaaccttttgcctgctcaatttgtggAAGCCGTTTCACTTTGAAGACATACTTAGtcagacacacaagaacacacactggagaaaaaccgtttgcctgctcagtttgtggcagaCAATTCACTATGAAGACAGATCTAATAAGGCATGCAAAAACGCACGCTGGAAAAAAACCTTTTCCCTGTTCACTTTGTAGTAGACAATTCactatgaagacagatttagtaagacacacaagaacacacactggagagaaaccttttacctGTTCAGCATGTGGGAAAAGATTCTCAAGAAAAACAAGTCTGACAGCACACAAGACAACACACACTGGGGCGAAAGGTTTTGCCTGTTTagattgtaataaaaaattcaCCTTGAAGGTAAGTTTGGAAAAACATGCAAGAAGACACACTGGAGATAAACAAtttgtctgctcagtttgtACGAAAGGATTCTCCAGGAAGGCTCATTTaacaaagcacacaaaaacacacgctgaagagaaacctttttcctgctcagtttgtggtcaaggATTCTCTCAAAGGGGACACTTAACAAATCACACCAGAACACACACCGGAGAGagaccttttgcctgctcaatttgtggAGAAAGATTCACTTTTAAGTTAAATTTAACAACACACGCAAGAACACACGCTGGGTGTCAACATTTCCCTGCTCATTTTGTGGCAAAAGGTTCTCTGCCAGGCAGGTGA
- the LOC144050226 gene encoding uncharacterized protein LOC144050226, with amino-acid sequence MFVAVESRQLSENDRRVLAMQAAGRVMCADRNNWGGERGALPLLPALTAHPWQVLCRTPDPVGSFLPVAFDSPQQLAPPLTPGPAPLPRASSSSSARKPAARWTAKPRAGPQIQNVTSSVKLGCDLDLEFIARNSWNVQHLSTVFKSLVMKIRKPQTTARIFQSGILFCTGAKSEDESRVAARKFAFKILKLGYPVRFLDFKVLNIGGTCKTFPINLEDLFLAHQDHCSYEPELFPALQYNFRPGMTASIFSSGSVSLVGAKTEGEFYRAFGTLDATLTSFRRM; translated from the exons aTGTTCGTGGCGGTGGAAAGCCGGCAGCTGTCGGAGAACGACCGCAGAGTTTTAGCCATGCAGGCCGCGGGGCGAGTGATGTGCGCTGATCGTAATAACTG GGGTGGCGAAAGGGGGGCTCTGCCTCTCCTGCCTGCCCTGACGGCGCATCCCTGGCAGGTCCTGTGCCGGACGCCCGACCCGGTGGGCTCCTTTCTGCCGGTGGCCTTTGACTCCCCGCAGCAACTGGCTCCTCCTCTGACTCCCGGGCCGGCCCCGCTTCCTCGggcctcctcctcttcgtccgCGCGCAAGCCCGCCGCCCGCTGGACCGCCAAGCCGCGCGCCGGCCCGCAGATTCA GAATGTGACATCTTCGGTGAAGCTGGGTTGTGATCTGGATCTGGAATTCATCGCTCGGAACTCGTGGAACGTGCAGCACCTGTCAACG GTCTTCAAGTCGCTGGTCATGAAGATCCGCAAGCCGCAGACCACGGCCAGGATCTTCCAGTCCGGAATCCTTTTCTGCACGGGAGCCAAGAG CGAGGACGAGTCTCGGGTGGCCGCCAGGAAGTTCGCCTTCAAAATCCTCAAGCTGGGCTACCCGGTGCGCTTCCTGGACTTCAAGGTGCTCAACATCGGTGGCACGTGCAAGACCTTCCCGATCAACCTGGAAGATCTCTTCTTGGCCCACCAGGATCACTGCAG TTACGAGCCGGAACTGTTTCCTGCGCTGCAGTACAACTTTCGGCCCGGCATGACGGCGTCCATCTTTTCCTCGGGCTCCGTCTCACTGGTCG GGGCTAAAACGGAGGGTGAGTTCTACAGAGCGTTCGGCACCCTGGACGCCACCCTGACCAGCTTCAGGAGGATGTGA
- the LOC144050222 gene encoding uncharacterized protein LOC144050222 isoform X2, with amino-acid sequence MSAKGCGYRGEMCAKSMKEEEYNEEVGGIKEGNERQSQQLDVVFEEPPVQFHGEDLREEDLRVEQQGWADIKKEEQEADVTTFPLTIIVKSEEGDEDHLAGSQSDRLLEPPSSDSDDATSLSRDTDDNEHAKGEMSSLADKKHVKCSECGKTFDRKSLLIRHTRTHTGEKPFACSLCGKRFSLKTNLTMHIRTHTGEKPFACFICGKRFAKNTNLTIHTRTHTGEKPFACSFCGKRFTQKGDLTMHTRTHTGEKPFACSVCGKRFTEKKNLTTHTRTHTGEKPFNCSVCDKRFYVKREVKRHRCAGKKSSSQ; translated from the exons ATGAGTGCAAAAGGCTGTGGCTATCGTGGGGAAATGTGTGCCAAAAGCATGAAAGAAGAAGAGTACAATGAAGAAGTTGGTGGAATTAAAGAGGGGAACGAACGACAAAGTCAGCAACTGGACGTGGTTTTCGAGGAGCCTCCAGTTCAGTTCCATGGAGAAG ACTTGCGTGAAGAAGATCTTCGTGTCGAGCAGCAGGGGTGGGCAgacattaaaaaagaagagcagGAGGCGGATGTCACCACATTCCCTTTGACCATCATTGTGAAGAGTGAGGAAGGTGATGAAGACCACCTTGCAGGGTCTCAATCAGACCGCCTCTTAGAGCCGCCGTCATCAGATAGTGACGACGCAACTTCACTCTCTCGAGACACGGATGACAATGAACACGCCAAAGGTGAAATGTCGAGTCTCGCTGACAAAAAGCATGTGAAATGTTCAGAGTGCGGCAAAACTTTTGACAGAAAGTCATTGTTGATAAGGCACACAAGGACccacacgggagaaaaaccttttgcctgctcactATGTGGGAAAAGATTCTCTTTAAAGACCAATTTAACAATGCAcataagaacacacactggagaaaaaccttttgcctgcttcATTTGTGGCAAAAGATTtgccaaaaacacaaatttgacaattcacacaagaacacatactggggaaaaaccttttgcctgctcatttTGCGGGAAAAGATTCACTCAAAAGGGAGATTTAACAATGCATACAAGAacgcacactggagaaaaaccttttgcctgctcagtttgtggtaaaagatttaCCGAGAAGAAAAATCTAACCACACACACGcgaacacacactggtgagaaaccgtTCAACTGTAGTGTGTGTGATAAAAGATTTTACGTCAAGCGTGAGGTGAAGCGACACAGATGTGCTGGTAAGAAGAGCAGCAGTCAGTGA
- the LOC144050205 gene encoding uncharacterized protein LOC144050205 — MSTKRVKQEEYEEDICGTKASELQRQQPDVVCKKPRIVSPGKDFTEEHLDLEQQEPEAPHLTEVEQEDEIISFPLTGVIVKLEEASEAEDEEDKEAPHHQEEEELQFPGMKEEEDEDPLHMKEEEAFTEGPLTFVPLKSEVDGQSWESGEAEPPSSSISSSRHVTREGDGESQADGLFAPLSDCDDATSHTDDEDEDEADKTFHTDNKRCECCQCGKSFADKWVLKRHMRIHTGEKPFACLVCGQRFAYQNHLIKHTITHTGEKPFACSICGERFSVKRDLRNHMRIHSGEKPFACSVCGQRFSMKGNLTTHLRTHTGEKPFACSVCNQSFSHKSQLTVHTRTHTGEKPYACTICSQSFSEYKDLREHLKTHTGEKPYACTVCGNSFSYKGHLTIHTKIHSREKPFACSICDQKFTQREDLTSHTRTHMR, encoded by the exons ATGTCTACAAAGCGTGTAAAACAAGAAGAGTACGAGGAAGACATTTGTGGAACTAAAGCGAGCGAGCTTCAACGTCAACAACCGGACGTTGTTTGCAAGAAACCGCGAATTGTGTCCCCCGGAAAAG ACTTCACGGAAGAACATCTTGATCTCGAGCAGCAGGAGCCAGAAGCCCCTCACTTGACAGAAGTTGAGCAGGAGGACGAAATCATCTCATTTCCACTTACCGGCGTCATCGTCAAACTTGAAGAAG CATCGGAAGCAGAAGATGAGGAGGACAAAGAAGCCCCCCACCAtcaagaggaagaggagctgCAGTTTCCTGGCAtgaaagaggaagaggatgaagatCCTCTGCACATGAAAGAAGAGGAGGCTTTCACAGAGGGCCCGTTGACCTTTGTCCCTTTGAAGAGTGAAGTTGACGGTCAAAGTTGGGAGAGCGGAGAGGCGGAGCCTCCAAGCAGCAGCATTAGCTCAAGTCGACACGTGACAAGGGAAGGCGATGGAGAATCACAAGCAGACGGCTTATTCGCTCCACTATCAGATTGTGATGATGCAACGTCACAcactgatgatgaagatgaagatgaagctgATAAGACATTCCACACTGACAACAAACGCTGTGAATGTTGTCagtgtggaaaaagttttgctGACAAGTGGGTTTTGAAGCGACACATGAGAatacacactggtgagaaaccttttgcctgcttagTTTGTGGCCAAAGATTTGCTTACCAAAATCATTtgataaaacacacaataacacacactggagagaaacctttcgcctgctcaatttgtggtGAAAGATTCTCTGTAAAGAGAGACCTGAGAAATCACATGAGAATACACAGTggggaaaaaccttttgcctgctcagtttgtggtcaaagattctcTATGAAGGGAAACTTAACAACACACTTGAGAACAcatactggagagaaaccttttgcctgctcagtttgtaaTCAAAGCTTCTCTCATAAAAGTCAATTGACAGTCCACACAAGGACTCATACCGGTGAGAAACCATATGCATGCACAATTTGCAGTCAAAGTTTCTCTGAATACAAAGATTTGAGAGAacacttaaaaacacacaccgGTGAGAAACCTTACGCATGCACCGTTTGTGGTAACAGCTTCTCTTACAAGGGACATTTGacaatacacacaaaaatacactctagggagaaaccttttgcctgctctaTTTGTGATCAAAAATTCACTCAAAGAGAGGATTTGACAAgccacacaagaacacacatgCGGTAA
- the LOC144050212 gene encoding uncharacterized protein LOC144050212 isoform X2, with the protein MCATTTSAYAEELCGPKEENEPQSLLDAVFEEPRSDFCPEQQESELSIIKQEEPETLHVKEEDLEFPPVKDEEQEDEINNVPFIAVIVKSEEDVSEEDLHPQQEEPAYHHIKEEKKYNVTEMPLTFVPLASEEGEDECRSRCSSRQHMATESDGAPQEDGLLPPFTDSDNITSHSDETEADDDFDDEHSKGGMTSHADNSRWKCSQCDKTFDAKCHLKVHMTKHTGEKLFGCSACSERFTERATLAKHKKTHRKETFYACSVCLLKFKKHCNLKAHSRTHTGEKPFACSVCDKRFTEKGHLRTHSRTHTGEKPFACTVCDQRFSEKGSLRKHIRTHSGEKPFPCLVCGKTFTQKGHLRRHTRTHTGEKPFSCSVCDKRFSNKYQVTIHNCSGEKRSAQ; encoded by the exons atgtgtgcaaCAACGACATCAGCGTACGCGGAGGAGCTTTGTGGACCAAAAGAGGAGAACGAGCCGCAATCTTTACTGGACGCTGTTTTCGAGGAGCCTCGATCAG ATTTTTGTCCTGAGCAGCAAGAGTCCGAATTGTCCATCATCAAACAGGAGGAGCCAGAAACTCTTCACGTCAAAGAGGAGGACCTGGAGTTCCCTCCCGTTAAGGACGAAGAGCAGGAGGATGAGATCAACAATGTTCCGTTCATTGCTGTCATTGTGAAAAGTGAAGAAG ACGTCAGTGAAGAAGATCTTCATCCTCAGCAGGAAGAGCCGGCATACCATCATATTAAGGAAGAAAAGAAGTATAATGTCACCGAGATGCCGCTGACCTTTGTCCCTTTGGCCAGTGAAGAAGGTGAAGATGAATGCCGCTCTCGCTGCAGCTCAAGGCAGCACATGGCAACTGAAAGTGATGGCGCACCCCAAGAAGATGGCCTCTTGCCTCCATTCACAGACAGCGACAACATAACGTCACACTCTGATGAGACTGAGGCTGATGATGATTTTGATGATGAGCACTCGAAAGGTGGCATGACAAGTCACGCTGACAATAGCCGCTGGAAGTGTTCTCAGTGTGACAAAACTTTTGATGCCAAGTGTCATTTGAAAGTACACATGACAaagcacactggagaaaaacttTTTGGCTGCTCGGCTTGTAGTGAAAGATTCACTGAAAGAGCCACTTTGgcgaaacacaaaaaaactcacagAAAGGAGACATTTTATGCTTGCTCAGTCTGCCtcctaaaatttaaaaagcattGCAATTTAAAAGCACACtcaagaacacacacaggagaaaaaccttttgcctgctcagtttgtgataAACGATTTACTGAAAAGGGACATTTAAGAACGCActcaagaacacacactggggagaaaccttttgcctgcacaGTGTGTGATCAAAGATTCTCTGAAAAGGGAAGCTTAAGAAAACACATAAGAACCCACagtggagagaaaccttttcccTGCTTAGTCTGTGGTAAAACATTCACCCAGAAGGGACATTTAAGaaggcacacaagaacacacaccggAGAGAAACCATTCAGTTGCAGTGTGTGTGACAAACGATTCTCTAATAAGTATCAGGTTACGATACATAATTGTTCTGGTGAGAAGCGCAGCGCTCAATGA
- the LOC144050222 gene encoding uncharacterized protein LOC144050222 isoform X1: MCTKIVKEEFEEELSWRKEHERQRHRLDALCKKPQVVFHGKDVADEGLHPEFQEPISSHIKDKEDPQLPHFKEEEQEDDIGRFPFTAVVLKSEEEEDKDPSEEKREAEISSSNSRQHPTTEGVEDHCGGAQWHSPLTPLSDGDNITLHSSDTDDDDEHDDDEHAHVDMAFHTDKKYAKCSECDKFFCYKSSLKRHTRTHTGEKPFVCSDCGKTFSRKGDLLTHQRTHTGEKPFACSVCGRRFTQSNTLTAHMRTHTGGRPFACSFCDKRFTQRANLIAHIRTHTGEQPFVCSVCGQRFSIKANLTTHTRTHTGEKPYACSVCSQRFSVKRNLTRHTRLHTGEKPVS, from the exons ATGTGTACAAAAATTGTGAAAGAAGAGTTCGAGGAGGAACTTAGTTGGCGAAAAGAGCACGAGCGACAACGTCACCGACTGGATGCGCTTTGCAAAAAGCCTCAAGTTGTGTTCCACGGAAAAG ACGTCGCAGATGAAGGTCTCCATCCTGAGTTTCAAGAGCCGATAAGCTCCCACATTAAAGATAAAGAGGATCCACAGTTGCCACACtttaaagaagaagagcagGAGGATGACATCGGCAGGTTTCCATTCACTGCTGTCGTCCTGAAGAGTGAAGAAGAGGAAGACAAAGATCCGAGTGAGGAGAAGAGAGAGGCGGAGATTTCAAGCAGCAACTCGCGTCAACACCCGACAACAGAAGGTGTTGAAGACCACTGTGGAGGAGCACAATGGCACAGCCCCTTAACTCCACTCTCAGACGGTGATAACATAACATTACACTCTTCTgacactgatgatgatgatgaacacGATGATGATGAGCACGCTCATGTTGACATGGCGTTTCACACTGACAAAAAGTATGCAAAATGTTCTGAGTGTGAcaaatttttttgttacaagtCATCATTGAAgcgacacacaagaacacacacaggagagaaaccttttgtctgctcagATTGTGGTAAAACATTCTCCAGAAAAGGAGATTTACTAACACACCAAAGAACACACACaggggagaaaccttttgcctgttcagtttgtggtcgaAGATTTACACAAAGTAACACTTTGACAGctcacatgagaacacacaccgGTGGGAGaccttttgcttgctcattTTGTGATAAAAGATTCACTCAGAGGGCAAATTTAATAGCTCATATAAGAACACATACTGGAGAACAACCTTTTGTGTGCTCAGTCTGCGGTCAAAGATTCTCTATAAAGGCAAAtttaacaacacacacaagaacacacactggagaaaaaccttatgcctgctcagtttgcagTCAAAGATTCTCGGTAAAGAGGAATTTAACAAGACACACAAGATtacacactggcgagaagccagTCAGTTGa